The genome window GTCATCGGGTGTTCCAGCGTCTTCACCGCCCTCGATATCCAGATTATCCAGATCCTCATCGAGTAAGTCCGACATGGATGTGTCAGCACTGTCCAGTACTAGGTCGATAGCTTTGCTAAGTTTATCATCCTCAACCAGAATGGTTTCTGTACTTATACCGGTATGAAACTTTATTTCGTCCAGTGCCTGAAGGTTTGTTGGGTCAGAAACGGCAACAAAAAGACGATTTCCACGCCTGAATAGAGGGAGAGATCGGTGTTGCCGTATAAGCTTTTCATCAACAAGAGATACTGGTGCTGCATCTAGATCCATTGCATCAAGATCAAGCAGCGGGATGCCAAATTCCTGGCATGCAGCTGAGGCAATAGAAGATCCATCAAGTATTTTATTATCTACGAGATAAGTAACGAATGGCTCGTTTTTTTTAAGAGCTCGCTCATGTGCTTCGAGGGCCATATCGTCCACGAGTAGTCCATCAAGCACAAGTCTTTTGGCAAGTCCGCCTAGCTGCGATGTAGGTGTTGATGTTGCCATATCAAAAATATCCCTGCCTCGTCATGTTAAATCCGTGATCTGTTTCGCAATATGGCCAAGCCCACAAGGGTTTAGGTTTCTCCTTAACATGGAGCGATTCGGGATCAGGCCAGCTATCTTAATATGTCGTCAAAACTGGACCAAACTTTACTAAATCAAGTAAAGACAAAAAGCCCCTCTGACACCAGAGGGGCTTTCCTACCGGGTTAACCCCGGATGTTTACCAACATTGAGTGCTTAGTTACGGCAGTTGGCAGGCACATGTTTGAACTCACCTGATGTGGTTGCGCATACCCAGGTGATCGGATCTTCTGGGTTGGCCTGTGTCGGCGTCATCGTCATTACAGGCTCAACAGTTGCACCAGTGCCTTTAGTTCCGCCCATCGTCACTGTGACCACGCCGGTAGCATCAGTAATGGCAATGCTGGCCACGTAATCAGTTCCAGCAGCAGGAAAGGAGTAGCCGGAATTTGCGGCTGTGACGTTAGCCAGACCGCCAAGAGAGGAGGCTGTTTCCGCAACAGCGATTTTAGCTGCTGACGCAAGCAATACACCTTCACCTACTTTTGAACGAATGGTGTAATCCTGATAAGCCGGCAGTGCAATCGCGGCCAGAATACCGATGATCGCGATAACGATCATCAGTTCGATAAGTGTAAAGCCCTGTTGTACTTTCTTCATGAGTAAATCCTCTTAAACGTTAACGTATTGTCAAATAGCGTTGTTAAAACAGAAGCCCTGCCGTGCTTCCCTGCGGCTGACGTCGTGTCATTGGCAAGGCCGACCAGTTGCTTGGCTTGTCCTGTTTAATGCAGGCGGCGTGCCAGGTCCGTGGCGCTGCGTGCAAATCATTGACGGCAGCGGGCCCGGGCTTCTTTAATTTATTTCTGCGACAAGCAGATAGCGTGATTGGGGGTGTCAGGTGTGGTGGGGCATTTGCAGTTCCTCCCTGGATAATGTGTCACGATCTTCCCTGATCGTCCGCGTCAGTCTGACGCGATGTTTCACTGAATGTGACGCAATGCGTCACTTTAGTTCTACTCCAGACCGAGTTTTTTCAGGCGGTAGCGCATGGCGCGAAAGGTGATGCCAAGCTGTTTCGCGGCAGCGGTCTTGTTATTCCCGGTCTGATCCAGCGCCTTGAGGATAGCCTGTCGCTCGATATTTTCAAGGTATTCTTCCAGCGCCACACCTTCGGGCGGTGTGGCCAGGGGTTCGTCATGGCTTGTTTCGATGGCATCTGTGGTTTCTGGCAGGGCCAGGTCGGCAGGCTGGATTTCATGGCCCTCGCAGAGGGTGATAGCGCGTTCGAGGATGTTTTCAAGCTCACGCACGTTGCCGGGAAAGGCGTAGCGCTGCAGGGTATTCAGTGCTTCTGCCCCAAGTCGCGTGCCGCTGTCGTCGGGTGAGAGTCGTGCCAGGATGTGCTCGGCCAGCTGCGGTATATCCTCACGGCGCTGACGCAGGTTAGGGACGGTAAGTTCGATTACGTTAATACGGTAAAAAAGGTCCTGCCGGAATACGCCTGCCTCGACCAGGCCGGCCAGGTTCTTGTGGGTGGCGGACAGCACGCGAACATCAACCGGGCTTTCTTTCTGCTCGCCAACGGGGCGCACGGCTTTTTCCTGAATCGCGCGCAGCAGCTTCACTTGCATGGACAGCGGCAGTTCGGCGACCTCGTCCAGGAACAGGGTACCGCCGTTGGCGGCCTGGAACAGGCCTTCCTTGTCAGCGGATGCGCCGGTGAAGCTGCCCTTGCGGTGTCCGAAGAACTCGCTTTCCATGAGCTCGGAAGGGATGGCGCCACAGTTGACGGGTACAAAAGGCTGCTCGCAACGTGGCCCCTTGGCGTGGATCAGCCGGGCCACCAGTTCCTTGCCGGTGCCGGATTCACCACTTATATAGACCGGCGCCTGGCTGCGTGCCAGTTTGGCAATGGTGTGGCGAATGGTTTGCATGACGGCCGATTCGCCCAGCAGGGTGTCGCGGCTGCGTCTGTCCCGTTCCGGGAACTCACTGAGCTTGAGTGCGCCATTGACCAGGTTGCGCAGTACGCCGAGATCAACCGGTTTGGAGACAAAGTCGAAAGCACCAACCTTCAGTGCCTGGATGGCGGTTTCCATGCTGCCGTGTGCGGTGATGACTGCGACCGGCAGGTCGGGTTGTTTCTGCTGGATGAACTCTACCAGCTCCAGGCCGTCGCCATCCGGAAGGCGCATGTCGGTCAGGCATAGATCGAACTGTTCGCTGGCCAGCATCTCTTTGGCCGCGGTGACGTTGGCGGCAGAGCGTGTGTCGATGTTCATGCGTCCCAGCGTCAGCTCCAGTAGCTCACGGATATCCGGTTCATCATCGACGATTAGGGCCAGTGGTGTGCTCATGGCAGTAGTCGGGCCTGTTTCAGGGGTGTGTGCATGACGGTATTCTATCAGAGGTGGTTGGCGCTGGATTAACCATTGCTGGCGGAAAATTCAATGCGAAAGCAGCTGCCACCTGCTTCACTGCGCCGGTGGTAGCTGAGGTGTGCGCGGTTTTGTTCACAGAGTTCGCGGGCGATATACAGGCCCAGACCGGTACCGCTGTTCTCCGTGGTAAAGAACGGCTCGAAGATTTGCGTAGCAACCTCCCGGTCTATACCCGGGCCATTGTCCAGTATTTCGATTCGGACCCTGCCGGCATGGTTCCCCGTGGCGCGTAATTCCACCGTGGCCTGTTCGGGAGAATGGCGCAGCGCATTTTTAGAGAGGTTGGAAAGTACCTGGCGAAGGTGGCCTGGGTCACATTCTATGCTCAGCTCGTCGTCACCGATGTCCAGAACGAGACGTGCTGCGTCTGCACCTTCGGTTTCGATAAACTCACCGTGGAACAGTCGCAGCCACTCACCCAGTCGCAGCTCCTGTGGCTGGCTGACCGAACGCCGGGACAGTTGCAGTATGCTTTCGATGATTTCATTCACACGTCGACTGTGGTTGTTAATGATTTCCGTGAGTCGTTTGTCACCGCCATTCAACGACCCGGACTCGGACAGTAACTGCGCAGCGTGACTGATGGCGCCAAGCGGATTGCGAATTTCGTGTGCAATACTGGCGCTCATGCGTCCCAGGGAGGCGAGTTTGAGCTGCTGGCTTTGTTGTGCCAGTAGCGTATCGTCATCCAGCAGTACCAGCGTACCCGAACCCTGCGATGTTTCCAGGCGGGCAAAACGCGGTGTGAGGTCGGCGCCAGAGGCGCCAGCCTGAATACTTTCCGGTTGCAGCGCCGGGTTGTCATGCCATCGCTCGATCTGTTCAGCGAGTGCCGGGGATAGTTTGCCGAGCGGCTGGCCTTCAGCGGTATTGAGATTCAGCAGTGCGCGTGCCCGGTCATTGGCGAGTCGGACCACACCATCCGGATCAACCACCAGGATGCCGGATTGTAACTGGTGGATGACATACTGGTTGAGTTGCTGGAGATTGGCGAGATCAATTCCGCGTTGTGTCGCCAGTGCCTCGCTCTCTCGCAGTCGGATGGCGAGCACATGCGCCAGGGCGGCAGTTGCGAACAGTACCAGGCCCATCAGCCCGGCACGGGTGACGGAACTGATGCTGGTGTTCTCGAGTTCCAGCAGTGAGACGCCGGTTTCGAGTAGCAGGGCGATGGATGCTACGGCGGCAAACAGGTACGCCATACGCCCCGGTAGCAGCAGGGCGCCAACTGCAATGGTAATGACAAGCAGGGCGGTAAGTGGGCTGGAGACGCCACCGGTGGCGTGAATCAACAGGGACAGTGCGCCGATATCAGTGAATAACTGTACCATGGCCTGGAAGCGGAAACCGGGGCGCTCCAGACGGGTGGCGGTACCGGCAGCCAGACTGAATACCAGCCAGGCCAGTAGCGTGAAACGAAACAGGCCGTGATCCTGGACACCAAACGGGTTGCTGTCCTGCAGGGCGAAATACAGGACTGCCAGCAGGCCGGCAAGGATCAGGCGGTAGAAGGTCAGCAGGCGGAGTCGCTGCCAGACGATACGGGTTTCTATTTGTGCGTTATCAGGGTTGGCAGGCTTTGCCATACGTGTCAGCGATCCTCGTCCCGGTGCTGCGTGGAGCAGTAGTCGCGGTCACCTTCATGGATAGCCTCACTGCGTGGCACAAAGGTGCCGCAGCGCGCGCAGCGCACCATGTCATCGACCTGCTTTTTCCCGGGCTTCTCAATCGACGGGCTACGCGCCAGCCGGAACAGGATCCACACCACCAGTGCGATGCCGAGTAAAAAAATGAGTACGCGTATGCCGAACATGGTGGTCTAGTGTACCTTATATGTCACGGGCTGCCAGTAAGGCTTTACTCCACCCCCGCTCTTTCCGCAGAATACAGGCCTTCGAATTCAGGAACCTGCCATGCATCTACACGAATACCAGGCCAAGCAACTGTTCCGCAACTATGCGGTTCCCGTCCCGGATGGTCGAATGGTGGAATCTGCACCTGCCGCTGCCGAAGCCGCCAAATCATTGGGTGGCGATCGCTGGGTGGTCAAGGCGCAAGTACATGCCGGTGGGCGCGGCAAGGCCGGCGGAGTGAAGCTGCTGGATGACATTGACGCGGTTCGTCAGTTTGCCGATGAACTGCTCGGCGGCCGGCTGGTCACCAGACAGACCGGCGAACCCGGTTTACCCATCCATCGCCTGCTGGTGGAAGGCGGTGTGGATATTGATCGTGAGTTGTATCTCGGCTTACTGGTAGACCGGCAATCGGAACGTATCACGGTCATGGCATCGCGTGCCGGGGGTATGGATATCGAAGAGGTTGCGGCGAGTCAGCCTGACGCCATTCTCACAGAGGCCGTACACCCGGCCGTCGGACTGCAGCCCTATCAATGCAGGAACCTGGCCTTTGGCCTGGGCCTTGCGGGAGACCAGGTCAAGGCGTTTACCCGTATGCTGGGCGGGTTGTTCCGGTTGTTTGAGCAGGAAGATGCAAGCCTGGTGGAGATCAACCCGCTGGTAGTGACGCGTGACGGCGAACTGCTGGCGCTGGATGCCAAACTGGATATTGAAGATAACGCGCTTTACCGGCACCCGGCCACCAGCGACCTGCGTGACCCGACCCAGGAAGATGAAAAAGAGCGTGCCGCCAGCGAACACGGGCTGAACTACATCACCCTCGACGGCAACATCGCCTGCATGGTTAACGGTGCAGGCCTCGCCATGGCGACCATGGACCTGATCAAGTTACACGGCGGTGAGCCGGCCAATTTTCTCGATGTAGGCGGCGGGGCAACAGCTGACAGGGTATCGGAGGCCTTTAAACTGATCCTCTCCGACACCAAGGTGCGTGCCATCCTGGTCAATATATTTGGCGGCATCGTGCGTTGCGACCTGATTGCCGAGGGTATTATCCAGGCGGTGGAGGAAGTCGGTGTTGAGCTTCCGGTCGTGGTGCGGCTGGAAGGTACCAACGTGGACCAGGGCAAGCAGCGGCTTGCAGATTCAGGCTTAAGCATTATCGCAGCCGAAGGGCTGACCGATGCAGCGCAGAAAGTCGTTGCCGCGACTGCCGGGCAAACATCATGAGTATTCTTGT of Thiogranum longum contains these proteins:
- a CDS encoding PP0621 family protein — its product is MFGIRVLIFLLGIALVVWILFRLARSPSIEKPGKKQVDDMVRCARCGTFVPRSEAIHEGDRDYCSTQHRDEDR
- a CDS encoding sigma-54-dependent transcriptional regulator, whose translation is MSTPLALIVDDEPDIRELLELTLGRMNIDTRSAANVTAAKEMLASEQFDLCLTDMRLPDGDGLELVEFIQQKQPDLPVAVITAHGSMETAIQALKVGAFDFVSKPVDLGVLRNLVNGALKLSEFPERDRRSRDTLLGESAVMQTIRHTIAKLARSQAPVYISGESGTGKELVARLIHAKGPRCEQPFVPVNCGAIPSELMESEFFGHRKGSFTGASADKEGLFQAANGGTLFLDEVAELPLSMQVKLLRAIQEKAVRPVGEQKESPVDVRVLSATHKNLAGLVEAGVFRQDLFYRINVIELTVPNLRQRREDIPQLAEHILARLSPDDSGTRLGAEALNTLQRYAFPGNVRELENILERAITLCEGHEIQPADLALPETTDAIETSHDEPLATPPEGVALEEYLENIERQAILKALDQTGNNKTAAAKQLGITFRAMRYRLKKLGLE
- a CDS encoding pilin; translation: MKKVQQGFTLIELMIVIAIIGILAAIALPAYQDYTIRSKVGEGVLLASAAKIAVAETASSLGGLANVTAANSGYSFPAAGTDYVASIAITDATGVVTVTMGGTKGTGATVEPVMTMTPTQANPEDPITWVCATTSGEFKHVPANCRN
- a CDS encoding sensor histidine kinase, with translation MAKPANPDNAQIETRIVWQRLRLLTFYRLILAGLLAVLYFALQDSNPFGVQDHGLFRFTLLAWLVFSLAAGTATRLERPGFRFQAMVQLFTDIGALSLLIHATGGVSSPLTALLVITIAVGALLLPGRMAYLFAAVASIALLLETGVSLLELENTSISSVTRAGLMGLVLFATAALAHVLAIRLRESEALATQRGIDLANLQQLNQYVIHQLQSGILVVDPDGVVRLANDRARALLNLNTAEGQPLGKLSPALAEQIERWHDNPALQPESIQAGASGADLTPRFARLETSQGSGTLVLLDDDTLLAQQSQQLKLASLGRMSASIAHEIRNPLGAISHAAQLLSESGSLNGGDKRLTEIINNHSRRVNEIIESILQLSRRSVSQPQELRLGEWLRLFHGEFIETEGADAARLVLDIGDDELSIECDPGHLRQVLSNLSKNALRHSPEQATVELRATGNHAGRVRIEILDNGPGIDREVATQIFEPFFTTENSGTGLGLYIARELCEQNRAHLSYHRRSEAGGSCFRIEFSASNG
- the sucC gene encoding ADP-forming succinate--CoA ligase subunit beta; translated protein: MHLHEYQAKQLFRNYAVPVPDGRMVESAPAAAEAAKSLGGDRWVVKAQVHAGGRGKAGGVKLLDDIDAVRQFADELLGGRLVTRQTGEPGLPIHRLLVEGGVDIDRELYLGLLVDRQSERITVMASRAGGMDIEEVAASQPDAILTEAVHPAVGLQPYQCRNLAFGLGLAGDQVKAFTRMLGGLFRLFEQEDASLVEINPLVVTRDGELLALDAKLDIEDNALYRHPATSDLRDPTQEDEKERAASEHGLNYITLDGNIACMVNGAGLAMATMDLIKLHGGEPANFLDVGGGATADRVSEAFKLILSDTKVRAILVNIFGGIVRCDLIAEGIIQAVEEVGVELPVVVRLEGTNVDQGKQRLADSGLSIIAAEGLTDAAQKVVAATAGQTS